TCCTCGTTCTTTTTATGGGTGTTGAGGTTGTCGAGGATGACGTGAAGCTTGCGGTTCGGAAAAGTCGCGGTGACGCTGTTCATGAAATCGAGAAACTCGACGCGGCGCCGGCGTTTTGAATGGGTCGCGATGATCTTTCCGGTGGCGACTTCGAGCGCCGCAAACAATGTTGTGGTGCCATGCCGCTTGTAATCGTGGCTTTGGCCGGTTAAGGCGCGGCCATTGGGCAACTTCAGATAACCCTGCGCTCGCTCCAAAGCCTGGATCGAGGGCTTCTCGTCCACGCACAGCACAATGGCCTTCGCCGGCGGCGCGACATAGAGGCCGACAACATCGGCGGCTTTGGCCGTAAAGTTCGGGTCGTTGCTCTCGCACCAGGACTTGCGAGCCACCAGGTCAATCTTGTGGCTGCGCAGGAACCGCCAGACATATTGGACATCGACATCGCCCAGCGCCTCGGCCAGCAGGGGGCCGGTCCAGCGCGCAAACCCTTGCGGTGGCGGCTTATCCAGCAGCTTCAGAATCCGCTTGTCGGTCGTCTTCGTATAGATCGGCTGCTTGCCAGGCCGCGGCTTGTCTTGCAGCCCTTCAAGGCCATGGTCGGCATAGCGATGCCGCCAAAGGCTGACAATCCGCGGCTGGACCCCAACTTCCTTGGCGATCGACCGGGTGAGCGCCCATCCGCCGCCAACAGAACTATCCGCGCCCGCTTCAAATCGCGCTGCAACGTCACCGGTGAGCGACAGCACGCCTCAAGCACCTTGCGATCTTTCCTCGAAAGGTGGACTTCTCTTGCTTCGGGTATCATCCCGACCTTGAATCACGACTCACTTTCCAAGAAAAGTGGGTACTAGCGAGCGAGGAAAACGGGAGACGGGTCGCAAAGGCGGCTGTTTTGGATATTATCTTCATCATGCTTCGTGCAGGAGCCCCTCTCATCGGCTGCCGCTCCTATGCGGGCACGCAAGTATCTGGCACGGGGCAAACCACGGCGCACTTTGGCGCGTCAGAATGCCCCTCACATTGGGTACACTGGGACGGATTGATCACATAGATGTCGTTCTTCAGGCTAATCGCGGCATTGGGACACTCGAACTCGCACGCACCGCAGACCGTGCATTGGGATGCGATTATCTTGTAGGCCATCAGTGCTATTCCATAAGCAAAAGGTGCGGAACAGTTTCTTGCTATCAAGTCTTGTGCCAGACATCTTGAGCTTGATTCATCTGAAGAAATTTCGATAACGCAGGTCGCCGACCCGATACGGTGTCGCAAATCCTACAACGAACATGACAATCTGATCTCGATCCTGTGGTTTGCGCATGATCGGTGTCACGGCCGTCAGCGATCAGGTAAACCACCTTCTCCAGCATTAGGGAACGATCCGAGATCCTTAAGGCCGCCTGCCGCGGCTATGATCGATGTGTCGCGACATCATGGAGCTGTCCGGGCAAGTATCAGGTCGCCCGCGGCGCATCTTGTCGGCTTCACTCAATGGGACCGGAAGGTACATCGTCTCCCTATCCTGGCGGCGGTTGAGGCAGGCGTTCGTCCGGTGATCCTCTGCTTCGTTCCGCACTCCTAATCAATACTGGCGGAGGTCAGTTGATTAATAGCCGAAAAAAAGAGCCACCCCGAAGGGTGGCCTTAGTCAGGGAGGAAACGCCCATGAGGGCCTCTGGGATCAGGCCGCAGCCTGTTCGATCGGGGAGAAGGGCAGCCCGAGGCTCTCGGCCACCGCCTTGTATGTTAGCCGGCCCCGATGGACGTTGAGGCCTGCGCGCAGATGTGGATTCTCGAGTACGGCGGAAAAACCCTTGTTGGCCAGAGCCAAACCAAACGGCAGGGTCGCGTTATTCAGTGCCTGGCTCGAGGTTAGCGGCACGGCACCCGGCATATTGGCCACACAATAATGAATGATGCCATCTACTTCGTATGTTGGATCAGCGTGAGTGGTTGGGCGCGATGTCTCAAAGCAGCCGCCCTGATCGATAGCGACGTCCACGAGTACGGCTCTCTTGCGCATTGAGCTCAGCATGCTCCGGCGGACCAGCTTCGGAGCGCTTGCCCCTGGGACGAGCACCGCACCAATCACCACGTCCGCCGCAAATACCTCTTCCTCCACGGATTCGATGGTCGAAAACCTAGTGCGAACCCGTCCTTCGAATAGCTCGTCCAGCTCACGGAGCCGGATGATCGAACGATCGATGATGGTCACCTCTGCGCCCAGACCAGCCGCCATGCGCGCGGCGTGCGTACCGACGACCCCACCTCCAATCACCACGATTCGGGCAGGCTGAACCCCGGGCACCCCACCGATCAGCAGCCCTCGCCCCCCTGTACTCCGCTTTAGAGCGCTACCCGCCGCTTCGATCGAAAGCCTGCCCGCGACCTCGCTCATCGGCGCCAGCAGTGGAAGACCACCATGAGCATCAGTTACGGTCTCATAGGCGATTGCAATGCATCCAGATTTCAAGAGGCCGGCAGCCTGTTCCGGGTCCGGGGCCAAGTGCAAATAGGTGAACAGGATTTGATCCTCACGCAGCTGGGACCATTCGGCCGGCTGAGGCTCCTTGACCTTTACGATCATCTCGCTCGATGCGAATACCTCAGCTGCCGAAGTTAAGATCGTTGCGCCGGCATTGCGATAATCGCCATCGGTTGCACCAATGCCAGCGCCGGCATTGGTCTCGATCATCACGCGGTGGCCCGCTGCCACGTATTCACGGGCAGCTCCTGGGGTAAGGCCCACGCGATATTCGTGCGCCTTGATTTCCTTTGGAACTCCGACCTTCATTTGAATACTCCCTGCCTGACGCGCCTTCTTATCGGAAGCGCGCAGCGATATCGCGACGCAGCCGGGCAAAATGGCGCAGGAATTCAGCGATATTTGCGAGGCTTCGCAGGATTTCAAACCCAGGGGTGCTGGGTAGATCGTGTGATCCTGTTCGCTGAACTTAGCCGTCGAAAACTGCGCGATGCCGGTGAATCGTTCCGAATTGCAGTCGCGGCCCGCAGAAAAGCCAACAACCGAAATCCAGCCTCGCCGAACTCCTCAAGCAGCAAAGACAGCAATTTGCCAATTAGGTAGGATTGCCTATCAAGCGAAACGCTTGTTGAGCTGAGGGCTAATGGCGTTGTCAGTAAATGGCGGCCAAGAAATGGACGTTGCGCAGCCTGTTCAACAGATCCGAGGCAATTGTTCCCCCCACAGCCAGTCGACGATTCGCCGGCCGCCGAAATCGGTCGTCATCTGCACAAATTTGTGATCGTCAGCCACCGCCTCACCGATATCGGCCGCATTGGACCCGAGGGGGTGCGCCTTCATGGCTGCGAGAACGGCATCGGCAGAATCCGGCGCCACGATCGCGACGAGCTTGCCTTCGTTGGCAACATGGATCGGTTCGAGTCCAAGCAGTTCGCAGGTAGCCGCAACCGCAGGCTTCACCGGAATCATCGATTCCTGCAGATGGAAGCCGAGCTCTGATTGAAGCGCGATCTCATTGAGAGCCGCAGCGAGCCCGCCGCGCGTAGGGTCGCGCATTACCCGGATGCCGCCACCGCCAGCGGCAACCATGGCCGCAGCGAGACTATGCAACGCTGCTGAGTCGGAGACGATTTCGGTTTGAAATGCAACGTTCTGACGCTTTGACATGATCGCCACCCCATGATCACCGAGGCTACCGGACAGCAGCACACGGTCCCCGACCTTTGCCTTGTCAGCGGAAAGATCGAGCCCATCGGCCACCAGCCCGATCCCGGTCATAGAGATGAACAGACCGTCCGCCTTGCCACGCTCGACCACCTTGGTATCCCCGGCAATGATATAGACGCCGGCGGCACATGCCGCCGCGCCCATCGACTCCGCGATCGTCTTGATATCCGAAAACCGGAAACCCTCCTCGATGATAAAGCTGGCCGACAAATAGAGAGGACGCGCACCGGACATCGCGATGTCATTAATCGTGCCGTGCACAGCCAATGACCCGATGTTGCCGCCAGGAAAGAACAGTGGCGAAATCACATAGCCATCAGTCGTCATCACCATCCTGCCTGCGGTAACATCGAACGCCGACTGATCATTGGAGCCGGCGAGCCATTCATTACCGAAGGCCTGATGAAAGAGGCCGGAGATTAGCTGTGCCATGGCACGGCCTCCGGCCCCGTGGGAAAGTTCAACGCGTCCGTTCTCCACATCGAGCTTGCGTTGATAGGCTTTCACGCTCATGACGTCTGCCTCGCCTGCTCATCGCGAACTCGGCGATAGGTCCAATACGCCGCACAAGCTCCTTCTGATGACACCATGCAGGCTCCTATGGGCGTTTCCGGCGTGCAGATATTGCCAAACAACTTGCAATCGATCGGCCGTTTGGCGCCACGCAGGATCGCGCAGCATTCGCAGGCCGGATTGTCTGCGACACGCAGGTCATGGATCGCAAAGCGCGTCTCGGCGTCGAATTTTGCATATGATTGCTTCAGCTTCAGTCCGCTGTTGGGTACCAGTCCAAGCCCGCGCCATTCAAACTGCTCACGCAGCTCGAAGACCTGCGAGACCTCCTCCTTGGCGCGCCGGTTGCCTTCGCGTGTCACTGCACGGCTGTATTGGTTTTCCACCTCGTGGCGGTTTTGGTTCACTTGCCGCACCAGCATCAGGACAGCCTGCAGCACGTCGAGGGGTTCAAATCCGGCGACCACGATCGGCTTCTCGAATTGTTCCGCCATGGGCTCGTAAGGCTGCGTACCGACAATGGTGCTGACATGTGCAGGCCCGATGAAGCCGTCAATGGGGACCCCGCCCGTGTTGCGGATCTTCGGGTTCTCGAGAATGCGGTGCATCGCAGAGGGCGTAAGAACGTGATTGCAGAACACGCTAAGGCCCTCGAGCCGCTTGTGCTCGGCAATCCTGATCATGACCGCCGTCGGGGGCGTCGTGGTCTCAAATCCGATGGCAAAGAAGACCACTTCGCGGCCCGGCGTCTGTTCGGCGAGCCGGATAGCGTCGAGGGTCGAGTAGACCATCCGAATGTGGGCACCCAGCGCTTTGGCAAGCAACAGGGACTGCCCTTGCGACCCAGGCGCGCGCATCAGGTCGCCGTAGACGCACAGAATGACCTCTGGCCGCTCGGCGAGCCGGATCGCCATGTCGATACGGCTCGCCGGCAGAACGCAGACGGGACAACCGGGCCCGTGGATCATCCGAACGTTCGCGGGCAGCAGATCCTCAAGACCGTAGCGGGAGATTGCATGAGTGTGTCCACCGCAAAATTCCACGAACCGGTAGGCTCGTTGTGAACTGACCTCAGCGTCAATTGCTCGCGCAAGTCCCTGCGCGATAGTCTTGTCGCGAAATTCGCTGGAATATTTCACGATCGGCATTCCTTCGCAGCGCCTAGCTCCTGCAGGAGCTCTAGCGTGCGCTTGGCTTCCGCTGGATCGATCTTAGCGAGCGCATAGCCGACATGGACCAGGACGAAATCGCCGACGTCGAGCTCGTCGAGGAGGGCAATCGATATCTCCAGGTTGACGCCATCGATGAACACGAGGGCCATTTCGTTGGGAAGAATTTTCGCGATCTTTGCCGGAACCGAAAGACACATATCAGGCAGCTCCTGCCCGGCGGGCGGCTGTTGAGCAATCTTTAGAGCCGCAATCCAGGCCTGGCCGAGGCTCAAACCGCCGTCATTGGGCGGCAGCCGTCGCGGTACCAGGGGGGTAAGACCGGCATCGCTGCACCCCCGCGGGATTTTGTCCGCCAGCACCGCGTTCAGGAAGCAGCCGCCGCTCAGAACCACGGTATTGATGCCGGTTGTCCGCGCAGAGCGTGTGACCCAGTCAACGCAGGCAGCGGCTAACGTGCCATGAAACAGCCCGGCTCCTCCGGCAGCGTCAATGTCATCAGCAATCAAACGTGAAAATAGCGGACCAAGGGACAGCACGCCGCCCTCGATCGTCCAGCCGGCTTCCAGAATCGTAGTACCCCGCACCAGCGCTTCGAGCTTCAACGCTGCTTCGCCGTCATAGCTCTGCAGATTCGCAATACCTAGCAGCGCCGCTGCCGCGTCGAACAACCGTCCCGCACTGGTCGTGGTGGTCCCGCCCGGCTGATCGAGCAAGTCCGACAGACAGCCGGCTTGCCGCTGCGCGGCAAAGCGCTGCCCGATTTCGTTACCCCGGCCGAGCCCGTGTAATACTGCGCTGGCCATGCGCCACGGCTCGCGGGCTGCACGATCTCCACCCGGTATCTGCAGGGGCGCTAAGTGCCCGATGCGCTGGGACGACGTCTCTTCGCACAACAATAATTCGCCACCCCAGTTACCGCCGTCGGAGCCAAAGCCATGGCCATCGAGCACCAGGGCAAGCGCAGGTCCCGCATGGCCGTGCTCAGCGATTACTGCGGCAGCGTGTGCATGGTGATGCTGAACCGCGACTATCGCGCGAGCATTTGCTTCCGCAAACCGGGTAGAAGCCATATCGGGATGCAAATCATGGGCGACGGCGACAGGCTCCACGCCGAGGCTCGATGTGAGGTGCCGGATCGTCTTCTCGAACGCACGGATGCTTTCGGCCGTATTTAGATCGCCAATATGCTGAGAGACGAACGCTTGGTCGTCCCGCGTGATGGTGACGGTCGACTTCAGTATCCCGCCGACGGCGAGCACGGGCGGGACAGACCTTGCAAGCCGAATTGGCTCGGGAACATAGCCGCGAGCACGACGGATGAATTGGTCCCGGCCAGCGGCCACCGAAACCACGGAATCATCAGCGCACGCCAAGATATCGCGATCATGGGTCACGACCAGGTCGGCGACCCCCTTGAGCTGTCTCAACGCCTCCACGTTATCGATCAGCAGGGGTTCGCCGTAGAGATTTGCACTGGTGACAACGATGACCGGGCCAGCCTCTCCACGCTGCGGCAACGCGGCAATAAACTCAGACGTACGGTGCCCCTCGACCTCGATGAGAACGCCCTCGGGACCATTGATGACAAATCCCGCCAATCCGTACCGCATGGCTAGTCCATAGACGTAGGGACGAAAGCCAACCCCTTGCACTGCTCCACTCACGCGCACGCGCAGTCGCTTTCGATCGCAGGTGGCTGCGGCGCTCATCGCCTTGCGTCCTCTAAGGCGCGCCTCTGACGGCGCGCCTGCCTGTTGATCCAGGCGTAGAGCGCGCCAAAGCCCTCGCCAGTACGAGCCGAAACGACAAGCACGTCAATCTTTGGGTTGACCCGTCTGGCATACTCAGAGCTGGCCCCGGTTGTTTGGACAGCGCCGCGCTGGATTTAAGTGGATTCCTGCCGGGTTATGCTGAACGCGGGGCTTTACGATTTTGTCGTTGCGTCGGGAGGGCGTAGCCCGACCAGAGCGACGACAAAATCGTCGGCGACGGTCATGCGGCCATCACCATAGCTTGCGTGCCGAAGTAAGCCTCGTCGGGCGTGCGCCCGTCAAGGCTCGAGTGAGGGCGTCCCTGATTGTAGAAGGCCAGATACTTGGCAATTGACGCTCGCGCCTCGGACACGCTGTCGTAGGCGCGGAGATAAACTTCTTCGTATTTGACCGTGCGCCAGAGCCGCTCGACAAACACGTTGTCGCGCCAGGCGCCCTTGCCGTCCATGCTGATGGCGATCTTCGCGTCCAGCAGCACATCGGTGAACTCGAGGCTGGTGAACTGGCTGCCCTGATCCGTGTTGAAAATCTCGGGTCTGCCGTGCTTCGCCAACGCCTCCTGGACCGCTTGGACGCAGAAGGCCGCCTCCATTGTGATCGAGACGCGATGGGCCAGGACCCGTCGGCTGAACACATCGACGACCGCCGCGAGATAGACGAAGCCACGCCGCATCGGAATGTAGGTGATGTCCATTGCCCACGCATGGTCGGGCCGCTCGATCTTCAATCCGCGCAACAGGTACGGGTAGATCTTGTGACCCGGAGCCGGCTTGCTCGTGTTCGGGCGACGATAGACCGCCTCGATCCCCATGCGCTTCATCAGCGTCGCGATGTGGCGGCGACCGGCGTATACCCCCTCCCGCCGCAGCAACGATCGCAGCATACGCGCTCCCGCGAAGGGATAATCGAGATGCAGCTCATCGAGCCGACGCATCAAGGCAAGGTCCTCGGCCGAAACTGGCCGAGGTTCATAGTAGACCGTGCTGCGAGCCAGCTTCAGGACCTTCGCCTGGCGCACGATAGAAAGATCATGACCGCGGTCGATCATCGCTTTGCGCTCAGCAGGCCCGCCTTGGTGAGCGCGCCGGACAAAAAATCGCTTTCCAACGCCAGCTCGCCGATCTTGGCATGTAACGCCTTCAAATCGACCGGCGTCTCGGCCGATGTCTTGTCATGCCCAAACACGCCGGCGGCGCCTTCCAGGAGCTGGTTTTTCCAGATCGTGATCTGGTTCGGATGAACATCAAACAGTTGCGCCAGCTCCGCCAGTGTCTTGTCTCCTTTGACCGCAGCCAAAGCAACCTTCGCCTTGAATGCCGGATAATGCGTCCGGCGGCTCTTCTTCGTCATCTTCGCTCCTGATTCGCAGCAAGAATCCTCGCCGCTGTCAGGCAGAAAATCCACTCAAGCTACTGTCCGAATTTGCGAGGCCAGCTCTCTCGATGGTCTTTTCCAAATCGAATTCAAGCAGCGGCGCCAGATCGATCTTGTTGATCACCACGAGGGATGAAGCAGCAAACATATCAGGACATTTGAGGGGCTTGTCTTCACCTTCCGTAATCGAGAAAACCACGATCTTGCAGGCCTCGCCAAGATCGAAGGCAGCGGGACAGATCAGATTACCGACGTTCTCGATGAAGAGAATGCCGCCTGAAAGCAGGGGCAAGCGGCGATAAGCTCCGCCGATCATTGCAGCATCGAGATGACAATTCTTGCCGGTATTGATTTGAACGGCTGGCACGCCGACAGCCTGAATACGTTCAGCGTCGTTCGAGGTCTGCTGGTCGCTTCGATGACACCGACCGGGCGGCTGCGCTTGAGCTCGGACGCGGCACGGACCAGCAGCGTCGTTTTACCTGCACCGGGACTGGATAAAAGATTAAACACGAGAACGTCATCGGCAAGGAAGAGGGCCCGGTTGACCGCCGCAATCCCATTATTCTTGCCCAGGATATCGCGCTCGATCTCGATGACCTGCTTTCCGCTCATGCCCCCGACCCTTGAATCAGCCGAGCCGGCGCCGCCGCTCGGAAGCGGCTGTATGCCATGTGCCTGATGGTGGGCCGGCCGGCGAAGAGGAGAATGGCCATCGCAAGAGTCCCGCACATGGTCATTGTATCGCTCGTGGCTCTTCGCATCATTTGTCCTCGAGTGTTTGGTCGTCGGTGTACCTTCCGTGCAGCCGCAAACGGTACACATCAATCGATCTCCAGCGCTTTCACGCGCATCTGTTCGCCCGCGGTTACCTGCAACTGATAACTGCCGCAGCAAGGACAGCAATCACCCCGGCGTGCAATTTCAACGCTCTTCGAACAGCTCATGCACCAGGCAACGCCCGGTAGTTCAACGATATTAAGCGCGGCGCCTTCGGCAACGGTCCGCATTGCAGCGACAGCAAAGCAGAACCTGATCGCTTCAGGCGCGGCATGACTCAGCGTTCCCAATTCCAAACAGACGCTCCGCACCCGCGAAGAGGATCGCTCCCGTACCTTCTCCTCGACGATCTGAATGATCCCCATGCAAATGGCCATTTCATGCATCGTGAAATTCACGAAAATTGAGAGTGAACCCGACGCACGGATCCAGCGACGCAATCACCGCGTGGACTGCATCACAGCGCCGCGGAGCTGTCAGCACGGCGCCCTGCAGGTTCCGTACAAGCGGTCCGCGCTTATGGAAATTCCACTCCGTCGGCGCCAGGAATTCGAAGCGAGATATCCGGCCGTGAGCGTCAAGCTCAACAGCGTGGTAGAGACGTCCCCTGGCGCATTCGACCGCGGCACGACCGGGCCCAAGCTTATATCTTTCGATAATCCCATGCTCTGCGGTATCCGGCTGAGCGCCGGCCTCAAGCCAGGCACATAGCCCGGACGATTTCAACTATTCTGGCCATCAGCCGCTCGGCCGCACCGAAGGGTCTCAGCAAGAACCGATCCCGGGTCATTTGGCGCGCCCAAGGACCCGTCTCGGGCACATGTCCTTCCAGATCCGGACAATCGCAAAACGTCGAATCATCCCCGAGCAATCGCTTCGCGATGTTGAAGTCGTCAGCAGCGGACAGGAACGAGTATGCTGCCGGAGCCGACTTCAAGCCGGCCTCATGAAGCGCCGCGACGCGAAGCGACAGTGGGCTGCCGGACCTGAGCGCGCGTCCCTCATTCGGTACGCCCAGCGCGGCCAGCGCCGCCGCGATCCGCGCTGTTGCTTCCCGTTGAGGGGGGGGCACGAGGCTCGCTGGGCGGAGCGAACAAGCGCTGACAATTCCGACATCAGGGAGCGGATTGCTGCCGCACTGGCGACCTCTAGCGTGAGATGTCCGGCAAATAGGCCCCGTGCCAAATCCATGATGCGCTCGGTAACGATCAGCGCAATACGATGCTGTTTTTTTTGCGAGGGTGATCACTTCGTCGCGCGCCGTTTCGATCGCGGTCAACAGTGCGGTTTGCTGCGCAGCGGCACATAACGCGAAGAGCCGCGGCACTGCGTTGAGCAGTGACGAGGCCTGCTTTCCGGCGAATATCCGACCCAGCGGCGGCCGGACTCGCGGCTGGATCTCGACCGAGGCGACTACGTCGGCAGCTAGCAATACGCGGACATGGATTTTGTTGCTTGCAGTGAGGTTCATGCGCAATGCTGCCCCCTCCCCCCGCGCAAGCTATGATCCATCCGAAGGCGCCGTCTGTGGGATCGCAACTGATGTCGAGTGCCCGAGCGCATCATGTGAAGTACGCCTCGAGAATTTCCTGCACGCGTCCGGCAGAGTCCTGGAAATCCTCGTCGGCAGCCAACGCAACAATCGGCACGCCCCCGACCTCCACCGTATCAAGGATGATGTTGTCCGTAGAATTGAAGAACTGCACGGACCAAACATTCCTAGTCCCGGTCGCCTGCACTCTGCAGGCACCGTAGCCCCGCAACATGAGTTGGACGGGTCCGTTGCCCAAGCTTTGCTGCAGGAATGTCAAGTCGACAACGCTCATTGGCAGTAACGTCAGATTGATGACATGCGCATTCATGCAAAATTGCCAGACGCTGGCCCGCTCGCGTATTTCGGCCAGCACCGGTTGAACGTTCATCGCGCCATCCGGCGGCGTGTCAATCAGAAGTTCGGTTGATGTCAGGTCAGTTGCGGCACGCCGGACAATCTGCGGAATCGCTCCAACCTCGACATATTCGTGCGCCGGTTCGGTTCCGATGCGCACGCGCCAGATTCCGGCATGCACGGACTCCCGGATTTGTGCCAAACTGCCGTCCGGCAACGCAACCACCCGGTCACCTCGCCTTCCCCGAGCAATTCGTCAATCAGCTTGCGCTCGGCATCGCTGAAATTTGCGAGTCCGTACAATTGTGTCGGATCACCGCTTCTCTGACCCCCAACAGCAGCAGCGACATTTGACATTAGCAGGGCAGCGTTCGGATACTTCCTTGCACGTTCGTCGCAAACCCGCCAAACGCGATTGACAAGCGCACTTGTCGCGCCGCGATAGAATACATCGAGAGTTCCAGAACCTGTGGTAAAGCCGCTCGCCGCGCGGCCGGCGCCGCCAGATACAACGGGGATCGCTGCTTTCACGATGCGATGTTCCATTGTCTGTGTCGAGGGGTATTGCACTTGCCGGCGTCGGTGCTGCCGGCGAGTGCCCAAAGGATCGGTGAGGAGATGCGGTTGATCGTGAGCAAACGATCCGGTCTCTTGCCGATCAGGCAGAGTATATTGTTCCTCGGGGATAGGCGCGGCGTCGACAGTCTACGCTGGCCGGGCCGGCCGGTCAGTGTGCCACCAGGGCCGCGCGAGGGTGCTTCACTGATCCGCAGAATATGTAGGGGATCAGCCGCCGGCAGCGGCATCAAGGTCGCCTTCCTGGGAACGTGCGCGACCAGGCGCGCATCGGCGCTAACGCCCTCCACGTCGTCGGACGGAGCGGGCCGTGTCAGAGCATGCTGAGCCGGCTGCAACTTCATCACACTCCTCTCTGATCATGATCGGTTCTGCCAGCATGGCGGTTAGCAAGGCGCATGCCAATCATCTCTAGGTGCGCGAGTCGCGTTCGACCCAACGGCGTAGCGCCTGACGTTGTCCAAGCCGATGGTCCTGCGACTGGAATCCGGTCTATGAACCCCAGCCGGTGCAAGGGAGCGGAAGCGCTAGCGTAGGTGCTCCGGCAATTGCGGCTCGTGACCGATCAAGTCCGCAAAGAAGCGATCGCAGCTCTGACCGTTGAGGCTGGCCTCAAGCCCGTCAAGTGCTTTGCAGATCAGCCTTGCTTCGTTTTCGTCCAGGAGCCGCACTGCGCTGTCGATATGAACGAGCACCTTGGCGCCGGCCCGTACATCAGCGAGCAGCACGACGGAGATGCGCCGCTGCTCATTGCCATACTCGCATAACGCGGTGACACCGTCGGTCTCGACAATCGTCATTGGCAAGCCAAGGCACATAATCAGCCGCAGGCCGCTAGATCGGCTCTGCCTTTCATTTCATAATTCGCATGGTCAATATTGTTCGCCAACAGCCGTTCTGATGCAGGCAGCGGCGCACTCCGCGGTTTTGCCGGCGAGTCCCACTGCTCTAGGAGCTTACAGGCCAGTCTAATCGCGGGGGGAATCTGAAAGCGCACCGGCGCGGTCAGCGGACCGCCCCAATTCTCCAGATCCATCGGCTGGCAGCCGATAAGAGCGAGCTCTCGCGGGCGGCGGCCAAGCAAATCGGCCGCGCTCAAGACCTCCTGGAAGCCCATCTGATGCAGGCTCACCTTCTTGGCCCCCGTGAATTTTGGCACTTCGTCATCTCGTACAAGCTCCAACTGCCCGGGCAGCAATCCATAGTCGATGGCGTCGAACACGATCAGGCAGTCGGCCCCCTCAAGAAAACTAACGAGGTAGAGCCCCTGGGTGCCGCCATCGAAAACGGTGACGTATCATCGACCGCGTAGCTACGATGAAACTCCTCGACC
This genomic stretch from Bradyrhizobium daqingense harbors:
- a CDS encoding nickel-dependent hydrogenase large subunit; translation: MKSSGLCAWLEAGAQPDTAEHGIIERYKLGPGRAAVECARGRLYHAVELDAHGRISRFEFLAPTEWNFHKRGPLVRNLQGAVLTAPRRCDAVHAVIASLDPCVGFTLNFREFHDA
- a CDS encoding HypC/HybG/HupF family hydrogenase formation chaperone; this translates as MCLGLPMTIVETDGVTALCEYGNEQRRISVVLLADVRAGAKVLVHIDSAVRLLDENEARLICKALDGLEASLNGQSCDRFFADLIGHEPQLPEHLR